A stretch of DNA from Sphingomonas sp. SORGH_AS_0879:
TCGGGCGAGGCGACGGCCACGGGGGCCAACAAGCAGGAGGCGGAAACCGCTGCGGCGAAGGCGTTGCTGGTGAAGTTGAAGGAATAAGGACAGGCTTCGACTTCACTCAGCCCGAACGGGGGGTGTACGGGAGGTCCGTTCCCAACCTCCGTTCAGCCTGAGCGAAGTCGAAGGCCACGCAACCCCGCTCGAACCGATCCCCGCGCCTCAGTGCTTGGCCGCCGCGTCCTTCTTCGCCTGAACCTTCGCCCGGTGATGCCCGATCGCGCAGCCCGCCGCCGCGCCCAGCACGGCATGGCCCTTGCCGACGAAATGCCCGCCGACTCCGCCGACCGCCGCGCCCTTCAGGCAACCCTTGGCCGAGGCGGGGCCCGCGACGGTCAGCAGCGCGGCGGCCGACAAGGCGGTGAGAAGGGTCTTCATGGCGTCTCTCCTGACTCTCAAATCGAGGCGCGAAGAATGCGCGCGTCGCCGTGGCCGTTCCGTGATGGGCCCATTACATCGCGTCCATGCGGGCTTTCCCTTGCCGGGAAGGGGGCTTGGCCTGTACCGCTGCTAGCCATGACTGAACAACGTTGCGGCCTTGTCGCCGTCGTCGGCGCGCCCAATGCCGGCAAATCCACCCTCGTCAACGCGCTGGTCGGCCAGAAGGTCGCCATCGTCAGCCCCAAGGCGCAGACGACCCGTGCCAAGCTGCTGGGCGTCGCGATCGAGGGGGATGCGCAGATCCTGCTGGTCGATACCCCCGGCATCTTCGAGCCCAAGCGCCGCTTGGACCGCGCGATGGTGGCCGCCGCCTGGGAAGGGGCGGAGGGCGCCGATATCCTGGCGCTCGTCGTCGACGGAAAGGGCGGCATCGGCCCCAAGGTCACCGCCATCGCCGAGGCGATCGCCCACCGGCCCGAGCCCAAGCACCTGATCCTCAACAAGGTCGATATCGCCGACAAGGCGCGGTTGCTCGGCCATGCCGAAAAGCTGAACGAGGTCGTCAAGTTCGACGAAATCTGGTTCGTCTCGGCCCAGACCGGCGACGGCCTGCCCGAACTCAAGGCGCATTTCGCCAGGCTGATGCCCGAGGGGCCGTGGCATTACCCCGAGGACCAGGTGTCCGACGCCACCGAACGCGCGCTGGCGGCCGAGGTGACGCGCGAGCAGATCTATCTGCAACTCCACGCCGAACTCCCCTATGCCAGTGCGGTCGAGACCGAGGCGTATAAGGAGCGCGAGGACGGATCGGTCGAGATCCACCAGCAGATCCTGGTCGAACGCCCGACCCAGCGCGCCATCGTGCTGGGCAAGAACGGGGTGCGGATCAAGGAGATCGGGGCCAAGGCCCGCGAGGAACTGGCGCGGATCCTGGGACATAAGGTGCATCTCTATCTGCACGTCAAGGTGAAGCCGGGTTGGGATGAAGACCGGTCGGTGTACCGGGATATCGGGTTGGACTGGGTGGATTGATTTCTTGGGGTGGGGGCTCGGTGAGACACTTTTGCCCTCCCCCATCCCCTCCCGCCTGCGGGAGGGGTGCGCTGCCTGGCGAATGTCGCGCATAAGCCAAAGACGTTTCGCTCGCTGAAGCGCTTACGGGAGCCGCTTGGCACGCCCCTCCCGCAGGCGGGAGGGGATGGGGGAGGGTTGGTGGCTAGGCGACCGACTCGCCCAGCCGCCCCAATGCCCACTCCGCCGCCTCCACCACCACCGGATCGTCATCCCCCAGCAACCCCCGCAGCACCGGCACCAACTCCGCCGCCCCGCTATTCCCCGCCGCGATCGCCGCGTTGCGTATCATCCGGTTGCGCCCGATCCGCTTGATCGGCGAGCCCGAGAAGACCTGCCGGAACCCGGCATCGTCCAGCGACAGCAAATCCCCCAATTCCGGCGCGGTCAGTTCCGCGCGGGGGTGAAAGGCCATGTTCGCCTGCGCCGCCGCCGCGAACTTGTTCCACGGGCACACCGCCAGGCAATCGTCGCAGCCATAGATGCGGTTGCCGATCGCCGCCCGGAATTCCTCCGGGATCGGCCCGGCATGTTCGATCGTCAGATAGGAGATGCACCGCCGCGCATCGATTTGATAGGGGGCGGGAAAGGCATCGGTCGGGCAGGCTCGCTGGCACGCGTCGCACCGCCCGCACGTATCGCGCGCCACCGCATCGGGCTCCAGTTCCAGCGTGGTGTAGATCGCCCCCAGGAACAGCCAGCTACCATGATCGCGGCTGACCAGATTGGTGTGCTTGCCCTGCCAGCCGAGTCCCGCCGCTTCGGCCAGCGGCTTTTCCATCACCGGCGCGGTGTCGACGAAGACCTTGAGGTCGCAACCCGCTTCCTGCGCCAGCCAGCGGCCCAGCGCCTTCAACTGGCGCTTCACCACGTCATGATAGTCGGCCCCCTGCGCATAGACCGAGATGCGCCCGATCCGCCCCTGATCCGCCAGCCGCATCGGGTCTTCGGCGGGGGCATAGCTGACGCCCAATGAGATAACCGACTTCACCTCCGGCCATAGGCTGGCCGGGCTTTGGCGCTGGTGCGCGCGGTCCGCCATCCAGATCATCGATCCGTGCCGCCCCTCGGCCAGCCATTGGTGGAGGCGCTCGACCGTCTTCGGCGCGGCATCGGCATGGGTGATGCCGATCGCGGCAAAGCCCAGTTCCGCCGCCTTCGCCTTGATCCGGGTTTCCAGCTTGTCTTGCGCCACGTCCGCCCGCTACCACAGCCGTTCAGGGAGGAACAGTTGCGTGGATAATCAGTGGGCGGTCAGCGCCTCGGGCCTCGCCAAGCGATTTGGCGACCGGCGTGTGGTGGACGGCGTCGACATCGCGGTTCCGACCGGCGCGGTTTACGGTGTTCTGGGCCCCAACGGCGCGGGCAAGACGACGACGCTGCGGATGCTGCTGGGCATTATCGAGCCCGACGA
This window harbors:
- the era gene encoding GTPase Era translates to MTEQRCGLVAVVGAPNAGKSTLVNALVGQKVAIVSPKAQTTRAKLLGVAIEGDAQILLVDTPGIFEPKRRLDRAMVAAAWEGAEGADILALVVDGKGGIGPKVTAIAEAIAHRPEPKHLILNKVDIADKARLLGHAEKLNEVVKFDEIWFVSAQTGDGLPELKAHFARLMPEGPWHYPEDQVSDATERALAAEVTREQIYLQLHAELPYASAVETEAYKEREDGSVEIHQQILVERPTQRAIVLGKNGVRIKEIGAKAREELARILGHKVHLYLHVKVKPGWDEDRSVYRDIGLDWVD
- the queG gene encoding tRNA epoxyqueuosine(34) reductase QueG, with protein sequence MAQDKLETRIKAKAAELGFAAIGITHADAAPKTVERLHQWLAEGRHGSMIWMADRAHQRQSPASLWPEVKSVISLGVSYAPAEDPMRLADQGRIGRISVYAQGADYHDVVKRQLKALGRWLAQEAGCDLKVFVDTAPVMEKPLAEAAGLGWQGKHTNLVSRDHGSWLFLGAIYTTLELEPDAVARDTCGRCDACQRACPTDAFPAPYQIDARRCISYLTIEHAGPIPEEFRAAIGNRIYGCDDCLAVCPWNKFAAAAQANMAFHPRAELTAPELGDLLSLDDAGFRQVFSGSPIKRIGRNRMIRNAAIAAGNSGAAELVPVLRGLLGDDDPVVVEAAEWALGRLGESVA